A region of Esox lucius isolate fEsoLuc1 chromosome 3, fEsoLuc1.pri, whole genome shotgun sequence DNA encodes the following proteins:
- the nectin4b gene encoding nectin-4, with amino-acid sequence MKLPVWDQSKCEAALLVLWAFAVCVRGGFVEPPPSFSLRSLTEVETRLPCQFQVEGNEQVIQVTWIKELPDGTKDQIITAHYTAGHTEFGRYSGRVRFESSSPTVNSALLILTTEESDEGKYACQISTFPNGNFERQLSLTVWTLPISSLDPVVLEEGQSFRVAASCRSVGRPPPLLTWDTDLPGQVQNRSSDGGVVSTYFSLHPLRSMNGMRLDCLVWHPALVQPRRIGNRLEVQFPPDAAVTGYDGKWYMGLKGAELKCETSGNPKPQSFIWTRDGKPLPGGLTVDGPRLVFGRALRQNDSGVYACVADNGIGKVENNIKVTVTSRSVQTAAVDPLVMIIIGVAAGVLVIVMVIIIILVNQYHRRKNRKLEMELSERTLEINSLSRQNSSRRLNSIGTDPRGQNEDCTLSRLDSRMKNSLMSLEDRPIYHGSQSTLGGRRGTTGAGEVDYLGRPVLYQSSWHESRPSMRRAEMEGEGEEHRVESYLKSSNMSLDSGLPSSLVPMKPHDKDGSVGPTDIPLMLSTLGGLREGVTEGEDWGRGQAILGMDEADSDCSSYQISEALANHFHYSNGVLRPKLHSNAILLHPRGQII; translated from the exons ATGAAGTTGCCTGTCTGGGACCAGAGCAAGTGTGAGGCAGCCTTGTTGGTGCTATGGGCATTTG cagtgtgtgtgaggggtgggTTTGTGGAGCCTCCCCCATCCTTCTCCTTGAGGTCACTGACGGAGGTTGAGACACGGCTGCCCTGCCAGTTCCAGGTTGAGGGGAATGAGCAGGTAATTCAGGTCACCTGGATCAAGGAGCTACCTGACGGCACTAAGGATCAAATCATCACTGCCCACTACACAGCTGGACACACCG AGTTTGGGCGGTACTCGGGAAGAGTTCGGTTTGAGAGCAGTAGCCCCACGGTGAACTCTGCCTTGCTCATCCTGACCACTGAGGAGTCCGATGAAGGGAAGTATGCCTGTCAGATCAGCACATTCCCCAATGGGAACTTTGAGAGGCAGCTGTCACTCACTGTGTGGA CCTTACCCATCTCCTCTCTGGACCCAGTGGTTCTTGAGGAGGGCCAGTCCTTTCGCGTCGCCGCCTCCTGCCGCTCCGTGGGCCGCCCTCCACCCCTCCTGACCTGGGACACAGACCTTCCTGGCCAGGTCCAGAACCGCAGCTCGGATGGCGGGGTGGTGTCCACCTATTTTTCCCTGCACCCCCTGAGGAGTATGAATGGCATGCGGCTGGACTGCCTGGTCTGGCACCCTGCTCTGGTTCAACCTCGCAGAATCGGTAATCGGCTGGAGGTGCAAT TTCCTCCAGATGCAGCCGTCACTGGCTATGACGGGAAATGGTACATGGGACTAAAGGGAGCTGAACTCAAGTGTGAGACTAGCGGAAACCCCAAACCACAGAGCTTCATCTGGACCAG GGATGGTAAACCGCTTCCGGGTGGCCTGACAGTGGACGGACCAAGGCTTGTGTTTGGCCGAGCCCTCAGACAAAATGACTCTGGAGTTTATGCATGTGTGGCTGATAACGGGATTGGGAAAGtagaaaataatatcaaagtgaCAG TGACGTCTCGCAGTGTGCAGACAGCTGCCGTAGACCCCCTGGTAATGATCATCATAGGTGTGGCAGCTGGGGTGCTGGTCATCGTCATGGTCATCATCATAATTTTAGTCAACCAATACCACAGGCGCAAAAACAGGAAACTAGAGATGGAGCTTAGCGAGAGGAC GTTAGAAATCAACAGTCTATCCAGACAGAACTCCTCCAGGAGACTTAACTCTATCGGCACAGACCCAAGGGGACAG AATGAAGATTGTACACTATCAAGATTAGACAGTAGAATGAAAAACAGCCTAATGTCCCTCGAA GACCGTCCTATTTACCACGGCAGTCAGTCCACCCTCGGAGGGCGGCGGGGCACCACCGGGGCTGGTGAGGTGGACTACCTAGGTCGCCCTGTCCTGTACCAGTCCAGCTGGCATGAGAGCAGACCGAGTATGAGACGGGCTGAGATGGAAGGAGAAGGGGAAGAGCACAGGGTGGAGTCGTACTTGAAGAGCAGCAACATGTCCTTg GACTCTGGCCTCCCTTCCTCCCTAGTCCCCATGAAGCCCCACGACAAGGACGGCAGCGTGGGGCCCACCGACATCCCCCTGATGCTCAGCACCCTGGGGGGCCTGAGGGAAGGGGTGACCGAAGGGGAAGATTGGGGACGGGGACAGGCCATATTGGGGATGGACGAGGCTGACTCTGACTGCAGTTCTTACCAGATCTCAGAAGCGCTTGCCAACCACTTCCACTACAGCAACGGGGTCCTACGGCCCAAACTACACTCCAATGCCATTCTGCTACACCCCAGGGGACAGATCATCTAG